Within Bacillus sp. Marseille-Q1617, the genomic segment TGTGCACCGTGTCCTCCCGACCCTTTTATCACGATTTCAAAGCGGTCCGCTGCGGCCATGACAGGCCCTGTTCTGAACAGGATTTTCCCTAGCTTTTCAGTTGCCCATAAATGAGTGCCGAAGATTACATTGACGCCTTCCAGGCAGCCATCCTCTATCATGGGTTTCGCTCCCCCTGGAGCGTATTCTTCGGCGTGCTGATGAATCAGTTTGACTGTTCCGGGGAGCTGGTCCCTTAGCTCGTGCAATGTTTTCCCCAAGACCAGCAGGGTTGCGGTATGGCCGTCATGTCCGCATGCATGCATCACACCAGGGACAGTTGATCGGTATTCCACCTCTTTCTCATCCTGGATGGGAAGAGCGTCAAAGTCAGCACGCAGTCCGACGGTTTTTCCGGGGAGACGGCCTTCAATGGTCGCCACTACACCATTTCCACCTACGTTTTCCCGCACATCTATTCCCAGTTTGCGGTAATACCCGGCAATATATTTTGCCGTATTTCTTTCTTGGAAAGAAAGCTCTGGATGTTTATGTAGATGTCTTCTGATTTCTACCATTTCTGTCCAACGCTCTTCTAATTTCTGATATAATTCATTTAGCAAGATGTAACCTCCTTATAACTGTTGAAGATTTAGAATATTATAACATTAAATAAGAGGAACATATAGGGTATTGAAAGTTAATAATAGAGGAAAGGAGGATTGAAATGAAAAAGATCTACTACATATTCGGTATTATTTCATTCATTTTATTTATGGCTATTGCCCACTTCGTATACCACGGACTTTCGATACCGTGGGATCCCTATTTATTGGAGAGTATGAATCATCTTCATTTCTTGAAGATTTTTTCTGTCATTGGGACTGAACCTGTCATCGGGGGAGGTTCAATACTGCTGATCCTTTATCTTTGGTGGGCGAAAAAAGATTTCCCCGGCATTCTGACGGTTGTAGTCGCTGTTGCAGGAAGCAATGTATTGAATAAAACAATAAAAAATCTGATGGAAAGAGACAGGCCGCCTTTTCCCCACGGGGAAGATGGCTTCAGCTTCCCGAGCGGACACGCAATGGTGGGCATTGTATTTTTACTGACTGCTGCCTATTTTATAAGCAGGGAATTTTCTTCTGTCAAAGTGAAATGGTGCTTATACGTACTTGCACTTGTGATTGTTTCTCTCACCGGTTTAAGCAGAGTAGTGGAACAAGTCCACTACCCATCAGATGTTCTGGCTGGCTTTCTGGTCGGCTATTCCATCTTTACCCTGACAACCTTCCTATATGAAAAAAGACCCAAGTAAAGAGGTCCGTCCCTTGGTGCATTCGTGCACTGAGGGACGGACCTTTGTTTAAATAAGGAACATGGCGACGATAGTGGTGACAGTAAGGCCGATGATGACCGGAAGCATATTCCTTCTTGCCAGCTCGAATGGATCCACGTTACATATGGCAGCTACTGGGATGATGGCCCATGGTACGAGAGTTCCGCCTCCTACCCAAATGCCTGCTATCTGCCCCAGTGCTGTAAGTGTTGCAACCCCGGTGCCTATACTCTCCGCGAATAAGTTCGCGACGGAACCTGCAAGTGAAATGCCCGAGAATCCGGACCCGTCAAGACCTGTGATGGCCCCGACAATCGTTAACGTAACCGCTCCGACCGCTTTGGAAAGAGGAACGACGGCAGCAAGGGATGCGCCGAGATCGTTAACGATTCCCTGTGATGTGTCCGGCAGGAAATCCCCTATGATAATCTGGAACCCGGCGTCGCCAAGATAGAAGAAAGCAGCAATCGGGATGACCGGGCCGAATACTTTAAATCCAAATTGAAAGCCTTCAATCAGAAAGGTGGTTGAACGTTCCAACCCTTTTCCTTTGTAGGCAGTAAGAGAAATAATCAGCAATATGAAAATGGAGGTTCCTCCAATAAGGGCTGTCGCATCACCGCCCTGAAGATCAAACGATACCATTGCCGCAATATTCAGGGCAAATACTAGCGGAATAAGAAGGGCAATCAACTTTTTCCACCTGCCCGTTAACAAGTCATGATCTGCACCCGAAGCACTTTCCTCAAGGTACGATGATTGGTCGACCGTTAATATCCCCTTTTTCATATCACGCTTGATGAAAAAGAAAGCTGCGATCGTCGTGACCAGTCCCATGACAATTACCAGCGGCACACTTGCTGCAATCACATCACCCACAGGAATCCCGGCGGCATCTGCAGTCAGCTTAGGGGCCGCTTGTATAACGAAATCCCCTGACAGTGCAATCCCATGTCCAAATAGGTTCATGGCCATTGCAATGCCGAGTGCAGGCAGCCCGACCCGCAGTGCGACCGGGACAAGAACAGCTCCAAGCAGCGCCACCGCAGGGGACGGCCAGAAAAACCATGAAATCAGCATCATGACAATCCCGATCGTCCAATAGGCAAGAGCAGGAGTTCGTATGAACTTTGTAAATGGACGAATCATGACATCGTTGATCCCTGTCGTTGTCAAGCCTTTGCTCATGGCAACGATGATCGAAATGACAAGGATCGTGGACAGTAATTCAGTGATTGCAAAGATAAAGCTGTTAAACACAGAGCTTATTGATCCACTGATGGAACCTGTCGCTGTAAGAGCGATACAGAAGATTCCAAGTATACATACAATAGTTGTATCTTTTCTGAAGATCATAAATAGGATAATCAATCCAATGAAAACCAAGTAGATCCAATGAAGAGCGGTTAAATCGATCTCCAAAAGAATTCCCCCTTACTTAAATCCTTTCTCAAATTGGGTATACGCCCTAATCTGTACTATAGATTATGAAATTCAGGGGAAGGTGTGAAACAACTTTTTTCAGTCTGGGGGCGGAGAGGGAATCATTCGTATGCTGCTCATTCTCCTTCCGTTTGCCATTTATAATGAATACAGTTACAGGAATTCTGAACCTTTTATCGAAATGAATAGAAGTGAAGGTGGTGTGACAGTGAGGCACAAAGGAAGGAATCAATGGTTCTTCTCATTACTATTATTAATGGCCGGTGTATGGCTGTTACTGTTGAATATCGGTGTCATTTCCTTGGAAATAACGAGAGACTTTGTCAAAATACTTCCTATTTTGTTGATTTTGATCGGATTGAAATGGGTGGTAGACAGTTTTCTGAAAAATAGCTTCGGTAAATTATTTTTCGGGCTGTTCACCCTTGTATTTGGTTCACTTATTATTCTCGATGAATGGAATATCGTGGATTTTGATTATGGAAGCTGGTGGGAACTGTGGCCGATATTGATTATTTCGATTGCCATTTACAGAGTAGCTTTTAAAAAATCGATTCAAGTGACCGTTACAAATGAATCTCCCTATGAAAAAAAATTACCAGTGGGTTTCGAAGGTGGAAGGAAACATGAGGAGAAGACCAAAACGAACAAGCTCAAAAGAAATTTCATTATAGGGGAAATCAAGTTTTCAGAACCTAATTGGCCGTTAGAACCTATGAAACTTCAAAATGTCGTGGGAGACTATTATTTCGATATGAGTAAAGCGTTTATCCCTGAAGGTGAGACCCCCATTGAAATAAAGGGCTGGGTCGGGGATGTGAAAGTGATCATTCCTGAAAGGGTTCCGGTGGACATCACAATCAATGTCAAAGTCGGGGAACTGAAATTATTTGATCGGAAATCATCTGAAATCAGGTCTGATTTCTACTATCAATCACCTGGATACGAGGAATCAAGCAGGAAAATAAAACTTTTTATAAACGTAAAAGTAGCTTCGATCAGGATCAGTGAAGTATAAAAGCGAGAGTGCATAAAGTGTTCGTCAACTTTAGGAAGGGGGAGAGGAATTGAATCATTCTTCTGCCATCAGGAATTTGATCTTTAAAAGTTTTTTTATGATGACTATCATGGCGACCCTGAGTTCCTTCATCTTTCTGCAAATCTATTTGTTTATTTCAAAAAATGATGGTGTTTCGCTTAGTCTTTCGATTTACCTGACACTTGCACTATGTCTTATCCTTTTTTTATTAAGTGTATATTTTGGGTTCAGGACGACCTATGCATTTAAAGGGCGTGTTGATGATATTTCCACTTTCGTTACCTTGCTGAGAAGCGGGAAGTTTTCCGCAAGGGTCGATTGGCACGAGCAAGACGAGCTCGGGGTGCTGGCAGATGAATTGAACCAGCTTGCAAAATACATTCAGGAACAGGTGAAGTCCCTTCAGCGTTTGGCTGACGAAAAATCAGAACTTGCCGAAAGAGCTCACGGGGCTGCTGTCATGGAGGAACGCCAAAGACTGGCAAGGGATCTGCATGATTCAGTGAGTCAGCAGTTGTTTGCTCTGAATATGCTGTCTTCAGCAGCACTTAAAAGCATGGCGAATCATCCTGATAAAGCAGAAGGGATCATGGGACAGGTGGCAGAAATAGCTGCTAAGGCTCAGGGAGAAATGAGGGCACTGCTTCTGCATCTAAGACCCATAGACTTAAAAGGTGAGAGTCTTTGTGAAGCGTTGACGATTCTGATTCAGGAACTAAAAGAGAAGACACAAATTGAAATTGAAGCAAGCCTTGATGGAATAGAGAATCTCTCAAAAGGCACGGAAACACATTTGTTCAGAATCATCCAGGAAAGTCTTTCAAACATTCTGCGTCATTCAGAGGCAACAAAAGTGAAGATCATGACTGAGAAAAAAGAGGGATTCATCATTTTGTATATAAGTGACAACGGGATAGGGTTTAGTTTAAGAGAAAGCAAGATGACGTCATATGGACTTCAAACGATGAGGGAACGGGCTGAAGAAATCGGCGGATACTTTCAAATCCGTTCCAAAGAAAGAGAAGGAACGTATATCGATTTGAGGATTCCGGTCTGAATAAGGGGGAGAGCATTGTGGAGAAAGTGAAAGTGATGATTGTCGACGATCATGAGATGGTCAGATTAGGAATCAAAACCTATCTGCTCACTGAAGATCGAATCGAGTTCCTTGGAGAAGCAAAGAGTGGGAATGAAGCTGTTCAGCTCGCAAAAATCTATAAACCGGATGTTATTTTGATGGACCTTCTGATGGAAGATGGCAACGGAATCGAAGCAACTGAAAAAATATTATCCTATTATGGCAGCTGTAAAATCATTATACTCACAAGCTATTATGATGATGAGAAAGTATTTCCGGCGATAGAAGCAGGTGCCCACAGTTATCTGCTGAAAACAGCAAGTGCCGAAGAAGTTACCACTGCCATTTATAAAGCGGCAAAAGGAGAACCCGTCATTGCATCAAAAGTCGCTGATAAAATGATGACAAGGTTCAGGCCGCAAGAGAGGAAGCCCCATGAAGATTTAACGACGCGGGAATATGAAGTCCTGAGGTGTCTCGGGGAGGGGATGACCAATCAGGAAATATCCGGGGTCTTATACATAGGGGTGAAAACGGTAAAAACCCATGTAAGCAATATCTTAAGCAAACTGGGAGTAACCGACCGGACACAGGCGGCAATTTATGCAAATAGGAACGGGATTTTATATAAAAAGGATTAACATGCTAAAAGGCTGACAGGGATTCCTGCCAGCCTTTCAATATAAGCCTTACGTGTTGAAGGACCTGAATGATAGGGAGTTTAATCTTCAGTAACCTGGTACTCCGTTACATAAGATGCCCCCGAAAAGATATCTTTTTTGGCATCGATTCCTTCTTCTGTTCCCCTTTTTTCATGCGCTTTCTGATATTGCTTGGAGTCCTGCCAGCCTAAGAAGCTTTTGCGATCTTCCCAAAGCGTCATGATCACATATGTATCGCTCTCCAATGGGCGAAGCACACGAATGGCGATAAAGCCCGGGACTTCTTCAATCAGTCCTGCCCGATTTTTGAATCGGTATTCAAATATCGGACGTCCTTCGTCCGTAACAGGGATGTTGTTGAAAACGGCATATCCCCTTTTTTCTAACGAGCCGGATTGGTCGACAACCTCATATCTTCGGGGGGATTCAAATACGCTCTCCCCATCTGTTTCGTGAACAAGAAGGGCATCTGATTCCTGCATCAGAATCATGTTCTTATCAGGATGCTTCTTTAAGATCTTACTTAAAAATTCATGAGTTCCTGTCGTCATATACATCTTCATCATCATTCACCTCGTAAAAGTAGTCTCCTTACTAATCTTCCCTAATCTTAACTCTCTGTAACCTGATTTCCAAGATTTTATGATAGTGAAAAAACATTATGATGGTTCATCAAGACATTAAGCTGTTTAAACGTGAAAGCGGGCGCATAGAGCCGGGCGGAGGCGCCCATTTTTACTGCTTTGGTTAATAAAATCGGCAAATTTATGACATTTTCTGTTGATAACTATACATTTTAATGATAAAAGTCTATAGTTTATAAGGGTTACAGTTGTACGGTTAAACAATTTTAGAATTTAATTCATTTATTATACAATAGAATCAATGGATCTTTGAAAGGTGGCCGACAGGTATGAAACAGTTAAACGACACATTTTTAAAAGCGGCAAAAGGTGAAAAAACAGACTATACACCGGTATGGTATATGAGGCAGGCTGGCCGTTCGCAGCCCGAATATAGAAAAATAAAGGAAAAGTATTCCCTTTTTGAAATTACGCATCAGCCTGAGCTTTGTGCGTACGTGACCAGACTTCCGGTAGAACAATACGATGTGGATGCTGCGATCCTCTACAAAGATATCATGTCACCGCTTCCGGCAATTGGAGTGGATGTAGAAATCAAGTCGGGAATCGGTCCTGTAATCGACAATCCTATCCGTTCTGTGGCAGACGTTGAGAAACTTGGGGAAATCGATCCTCAAAATGATGTTCCTTATGTTCTGGATACAATCAAGCTTCTTACTCAGGAACAATTATCTGTACCGCTGATCGGCTTTGCAGGAGCACCGTTTACGATGGCAAGCTACATGATTGAGGGCGGTCCTTCCAAGAACTATAACAAAACGAAATCATTCATGTACTCTGAACCGAAAGCCTGGTTTGCTTTAATGGACAAGCTAGCAGATATGACAATCACG encodes:
- a CDS encoding M20 family metallopeptidase produces the protein MLNELYQKLEERWTEMVEIRRHLHKHPELSFQERNTAKYIAGYYRKLGIDVRENVGGNGVVATIEGRLPGKTVGLRADFDALPIQDEKEVEYRSTVPGVMHACGHDGHTATLLVLGKTLHELRDQLPGTVKLIHQHAEEYAPGGAKPMIEDGCLEGVNVIFGTHLWATEKLGKILFRTGPVMAAADRFEIVIKGSGGHGAQPHKTKDAIVAGAQLITDLQQIVSRRVNPIDPAVVTVGSFMADNAFNVIADQAKLIGTVRTFNPEVRDFIETEIEQIIKGVALSFDCDYEYRFERGYPAVVNHSEETQLLIQSAADIDEVHNVEEIELQMGGEDFAYYLEKVKGTFFFTGAAPENAETLYPHHHPRFDINEKALLVAAKTLASATLHYQRKHADSGMTVKK
- a CDS encoding phosphatase PAP2 family protein codes for the protein MKKIYYIFGIISFILFMAIAHFVYHGLSIPWDPYLLESMNHLHFLKIFSVIGTEPVIGGGSILLILYLWWAKKDFPGILTVVVAVAGSNVLNKTIKNLMERDRPPFPHGEDGFSFPSGHAMVGIVFLLTAAYFISREFSSVKVKWCLYVLALVIVSLTGLSRVVEQVHYPSDVLAGFLVGYSIFTLTTFLYEKRPK
- the liaF gene encoding cell wall-active antibiotics response protein LiaF, with the translated sequence MLLILLPFAIYNEYSYRNSEPFIEMNRSEGGVTVRHKGRNQWFFSLLLLMAGVWLLLLNIGVISLEITRDFVKILPILLILIGLKWVVDSFLKNSFGKLFFGLFTLVFGSLIILDEWNIVDFDYGSWWELWPILIISIAIYRVAFKKSIQVTVTNESPYEKKLPVGFEGGRKHEEKTKTNKLKRNFIIGEIKFSEPNWPLEPMKLQNVVGDYYFDMSKAFIPEGETPIEIKGWVGDVKVIIPERVPVDITINVKVGELKLFDRKSSEIRSDFYYQSPGYEESSRKIKLFINVKVASIRISEV
- a CDS encoding sensor histidine kinase, with translation MNHSSAIRNLIFKSFFMMTIMATLSSFIFLQIYLFISKNDGVSLSLSIYLTLALCLILFLLSVYFGFRTTYAFKGRVDDISTFVTLLRSGKFSARVDWHEQDELGVLADELNQLAKYIQEQVKSLQRLADEKSELAERAHGAAVMEERQRLARDLHDSVSQQLFALNMLSSAALKSMANHPDKAEGIMGQVAEIAAKAQGEMRALLLHLRPIDLKGESLCEALTILIQELKEKTQIEIEASLDGIENLSKGTETHLFRIIQESLSNILRHSEATKVKIMTEKKEGFIILYISDNGIGFSLRESKMTSYGLQTMRERAEEIGGYFQIRSKEREGTYIDLRIPV
- a CDS encoding response regulator transcription factor translates to MEKVKVMIVDDHEMVRLGIKTYLLTEDRIEFLGEAKSGNEAVQLAKIYKPDVILMDLLMEDGNGIEATEKILSYYGSCKIIILTSYYDDEKVFPAIEAGAHSYLLKTASAEEVTTAIYKAAKGEPVIASKVADKMMTRFRPQERKPHEDLTTREYEVLRCLGEGMTNQEISGVLYIGVKTVKTHVSNILSKLGVTDRTQAAIYANRNGILYKKD
- a CDS encoding antibiotic biosynthesis monooxygenase — encoded protein: MKMYMTTGTHEFLSKILKKHPDKNMILMQESDALLVHETDGESVFESPRRYEVVDQSGSLEKRGYAVFNNIPVTDEGRPIFEYRFKNRAGLIEEVPGFIAIRVLRPLESDTYVIMTLWEDRKSFLGWQDSKQYQKAHEKRGTEEGIDAKKDIFSGASYVTEYQVTED
- the hemE gene encoding uroporphyrinogen decarboxylase translates to MKQLNDTFLKAAKGEKTDYTPVWYMRQAGRSQPEYRKIKEKYSLFEITHQPELCAYVTRLPVEQYDVDAAILYKDIMSPLPAIGVDVEIKSGIGPVIDNPIRSVADVEKLGEIDPQNDVPYVLDTIKLLTQEQLSVPLIGFAGAPFTMASYMIEGGPSKNYNKTKSFMYSEPKAWFALMDKLADMTITYGKAQIKAGASAFQIFDSWVGALNVQDYRTFIKPIMEKIFTALKEENVPLIMFGVGASHLAKEWHDLPIDVVGLDWRLPITEARQMGITKTVQGNLDPAILLAPWEVIEERAKAILDQGMELPGYIFNLGHGVFPSVNPDTLKRLTAFVHEYSAR